In Methylocystis echinoides, a genomic segment contains:
- a CDS encoding DUF2182 domain-containing protein translates to MHRHPGSPMASPTMGMQAPLFVAMWMVMTVAMMFPTAAPMLLTFHKTQENKRRGGQAFVATWAFLAGYMIVWLLSGVAAYIGAVAFEAFASRAAFSAETTNRFGGAILFAAGLYQLTPIKDMCLSKCRTPLSFIMTSWRDGVMGAVQMGAIHGAYCLGCCWLLCAIMFPLGMMNLAVLATVTVVVFAEKTLPQARLLAQATAVILTVGGALMIAAPDALSTFVEG, encoded by the coding sequence ATGCACCGCCACCCCGGTTCGCCCATGGCCTCGCCAACTATGGGGATGCAGGCGCCGCTCTTCGTCGCAATGTGGATGGTGATGACCGTGGCGATGATGTTTCCCACCGCCGCGCCGATGTTGCTCACCTTTCACAAGACGCAGGAGAACAAGCGCCGAGGCGGCCAGGCCTTTGTGGCGACCTGGGCGTTCCTCGCCGGCTATATGATTGTCTGGCTGCTGTCGGGCGTCGCCGCCTATATTGGCGCGGTCGCCTTTGAGGCCTTCGCTTCCCGCGCGGCGTTCTCGGCGGAGACGACGAACCGCTTCGGCGGCGCGATCCTTTTTGCGGCGGGGCTCTACCAGCTGACCCCGATCAAGGATATGTGTCTGTCCAAGTGCCGGACGCCGCTCAGCTTCATCATGACGTCCTGGCGCGACGGGGTAATGGGCGCCGTGCAGATGGGCGCGATTCACGGCGCCTATTGCCTCGGATGCTGCTGGCTCCTGTGCGCCATCATGTTCCCGCTCGGAATGATGAACCTCGCCGTACTGGCCACCGTAACCGTCGTTGTCTTCGCAGAGAAGACATTGCCTCAGGCGAGGCTATTGGCGCAGGCCACAGCCGTGATCTTGACGGTCGGTGGCGCCCTGATGATCGCAGCGCCTGACGCGCTTTCTACCTTCGTCGAAGGATGA
- a CDS encoding homocysteine S-methyltransferase family protein yields the protein MTPPPSTVSGSMRITPPSGDAYKPAESLDRRAARDFHRPQIDALARAGVDFLHLATAPNVEEALGVELLAIQKFVSVFSLSKPIRRTAKSRT from the coding sequence TTGACTCCTCCGCCTTCAACGGTCTCCGGGTCAATGAGGATAACGCCTCCCTCCGGTGACGCCTACAAGCCTGCAGAAAGCCTTGACCGCCGCGCCGCGCGCGACTTTCATCGACCGCAAATCGACGCACTCGCCCGGGCTGGCGTAGATTTTCTACATCTGGCTACGGCACCCAACGTCGAGGAGGCGCTTGGGGTTGAGCTGCTTGCGATACAGAAGTTTGTGAGCGTCTTCTCGCTTTCCAAGCCAATACGGCGGACTGCGAAGTCGAGAACTTAG
- a CDS encoding homocysteine S-methyltransferase family protein, which yields MITEPPLVFAENLGRLRNRFNLRVVGGCCGTEGGHIEALAKKLSCEEV from the coding sequence TTGATCACAGAGCCACCGCTTGTTTTCGCCGAGAACCTCGGACGCCTTCGTAACCGTTTTAACTTGCGCGTCGTGGGAGGCTGCTGCGGAACTGAAGGTGGCCACATCGAGGCTTTAGCAAAGAAGTTATCGTGCGAGGAAGTCTAA
- a CDS encoding type IV secretory system conjugative DNA transfer family protein: protein MRWPLYLFGALCAVAAAFLIWEASYALAVAWRTHSWLLWTRFTRGFELVLPLRAAQSEWGDPVVQNLVARATLGATITVVVVAVVAMQIVQGVRAMRPPLGGSRLATLKDLRKADLLNGEPGYSIFLGRFDGKDVRYSGASHIYVNGPTRAGKGVGFVLPNALEWRGSLIGLDIKREMWGEIGAARAAMGQRVFLFSPGSAESHCWNPLDLVSHWPERATDVANIARSLIPTPATGDSYWAETARGLFAGLLGYVLDSDTMRDQRTIKSALKMMSRGRSLAAVMADILVAEPDLNEFVTDKFRQHIGREEKQRMSFEAHIVTALDGWNNKLVDDVTSRSDFNVADLRRKPFTILVGTPVGNFGSVEAVVRLLVQQVHDVLLRSLPGLDEPHRLLLMLDEFYQFGRMPEIVDRAPLVAGYGFQIAVIAQGLTQLDVRYGKPTRDMLVGNMDVKLLIGVGDETTAKHCSDEIGKRYIRREGWGTSIGGGSLVGGMPRASRTTQGRWELEPLMAPEALRRLDSKKSVLLVRGQYAAVLDKINFFTDGGYKRKVVASAPFSAQLSVPDVGTDGLSSDWSADAGAMIVSAARGAKHDAAFARVMAAAEKIFVEAEPFRVAFVAVMNEASNEPVAALCKQLRTEPQSVAVLKKPRRFSIRRADPLDILTKSLRAEIVAARNLLNADRAERTGIAHGGSGSDDLSGAARAFHPAETTPLPPPVSVASVGAGSGEVEKALEPADLMALVAGVNAEATEWVEEMKATIASTLAGERRAKFDADVARLEAAAGLFQDTPDDLHELLNV from the coding sequence ATGCGCTGGCCCCTATACCTCTTCGGCGCGCTCTGCGCCGTCGCAGCCGCCTTCCTTATCTGGGAGGCGTCCTACGCGCTGGCGGTGGCCTGGCGTACGCATAGCTGGCTGCTCTGGACGCGTTTTACCCGAGGATTTGAGCTGGTGCTGCCCCTGCGCGCGGCTCAAAGCGAGTGGGGAGATCCAGTCGTCCAGAATTTGGTGGCGCGGGCAACGCTCGGCGCCACGATCACCGTCGTGGTCGTCGCCGTCGTCGCCATGCAGATTGTTCAAGGCGTTCGCGCCATGAGGCCGCCGCTCGGAGGCTCGAGACTCGCGACGCTCAAAGATCTACGAAAAGCGGATTTGCTGAACGGCGAGCCTGGCTACTCGATTTTCCTCGGACGCTTTGACGGCAAGGACGTGCGCTACAGCGGCGCGAGTCACATCTATGTCAATGGTCCGACACGCGCGGGCAAAGGCGTCGGCTTTGTGCTCCCAAACGCGCTTGAATGGCGCGGCTCCTTGATCGGCTTGGACATAAAGCGCGAGATGTGGGGCGAAATAGGCGCTGCGCGTGCGGCCATGGGCCAACGGGTTTTCCTGTTTTCCCCTGGTTCGGCGGAATCGCATTGCTGGAACCCCCTCGATCTCGTGTCGCATTGGCCGGAAAGGGCGACCGATGTAGCGAACATCGCGCGAAGCCTCATTCCGACGCCGGCGACAGGAGATTCTTACTGGGCGGAAACTGCGCGGGGTCTCTTCGCCGGCCTCTTGGGCTATGTGCTCGACAGCGACACGATGCGCGACCAGCGCACGATAAAATCCGCGCTCAAGATGATGAGCCGAGGCCGCAGCCTCGCCGCTGTGATGGCCGACATTCTCGTCGCCGAGCCGGATCTCAACGAGTTCGTGACCGACAAGTTTCGGCAGCACATCGGCCGCGAGGAAAAGCAACGCATGTCCTTCGAGGCGCACATCGTCACCGCGCTCGATGGATGGAACAACAAGCTCGTCGACGACGTCACAAGCCGCAGCGATTTCAACGTCGCGGATCTGCGACGCAAACCGTTTACGATTTTGGTCGGCACGCCGGTCGGCAATTTCGGCTCAGTCGAAGCGGTCGTGCGCCTGCTCGTGCAGCAAGTTCATGACGTGCTGCTGCGGAGCCTTCCAGGCCTCGACGAGCCGCATAGGCTCCTCCTGATGCTCGATGAATTTTATCAGTTCGGCCGCATGCCCGAAATCGTCGATCGCGCGCCGCTCGTCGCAGGCTATGGGTTCCAGATCGCGGTGATCGCGCAGGGCCTGACCCAGTTGGACGTGCGCTACGGCAAGCCGACGCGCGACATGCTTGTCGGCAATATGGACGTGAAGCTCTTGATCGGCGTCGGCGACGAAACGACCGCCAAACATTGCTCCGACGAAATCGGAAAGCGCTACATTCGCCGCGAAGGCTGGGGGACTTCGATCGGCGGCGGCAGCCTCGTCGGCGGCATGCCCCGAGCCAGCCGCACGACGCAAGGGCGATGGGAGCTCGAGCCCCTGATGGCGCCGGAGGCCCTTCGCCGATTGGACAGTAAAAAGTCGGTGCTGCTGGTGCGTGGTCAGTACGCGGCAGTTTTGGACAAGATCAACTTCTTCACGGATGGCGGCTACAAGCGAAAGGTCGTGGCGTCGGCGCCTTTCAGCGCTCAACTGAGCGTGCCGGATGTAGGGACTGACGGCCTTTCGTCGGACTGGTCGGCTGATGCGGGAGCGATGATCGTGTCTGCTGCGCGTGGGGCGAAGCACGACGCGGCGTTTGCGCGCGTGATGGCGGCCGCAGAGAAAATCTTCGTTGAGGCTGAGCCTTTCCGCGTGGCGTTCGTCGCGGTGATGAACGAAGCGAGCAATGAACCGGTAGCTGCGCTTTGCAAGCAGCTTCGAACCGAGCCTCAGTCGGTCGCCGTTCTGAAGAAGCCGCGCCGCTTCTCGATACGACGCGCGGACCCGCTGGATATTCTGACGAAGTCGCTGCGAGCGGAAATCGTCGCTGCCCGCAACCTTCTCAATGCGGACCGCGCCGAAAGGACGGGCATCGCACATGGCGGATCTGGGTCTGACGATTTAAGCGGCGCTGCGCGCGCGTTTCATCCGGCTGAAACGACGCCACTGCCGCCGCCCGTCTCCGTGGCGAGCGTCGGCGCCGGCAGCGGTGAAGTGGAGAAGGCGCTGGAACCAGCGGACTTGATGGCGCTCGTCGCGGGCGTCAATGCCGAAGCCACCGAATGGGTGGAGGAGATGAAGGCCACAATCGCATCGACTCTGGCGGGCGAGAGGCGAGCCAAGTTCGACGCCGACGTGGCGCGTCTGGAAGCAGCAGCGGGTCTTTTCCAAGACACTCCGGATGATCTGCACGAACTTCTAAACGTTTAA
- the virB11 gene encoding P-type DNA transfer ATPase VirB11 has protein sequence MFFRNAAEPIRAWLQNPDVIEICVNRPGEVWVEALGKPAMERFEVPELTETAVRRLAEHVASITQQSVNASTPLLSAAMPHGERFQGVLAPAAPSGGAFSIRKQVIANLGLDDYARMGAFEAVKVRGPLKADLNHYPEIETELAELLQDVTPEGVQKALAFAVRNHVTMIISGGTSSGKTTFLNALLKEVPGAERVISIEDTRELQPPQPNWLSLLASKGGQGLAQVTVQDLLESSLRLRPDRLFLGEIRGAEAATFLQAINTGHPGSLTTLHADSSYGAFERLALMTLQSDLKLSKAEIMDYVRSVIPMVVQLRRRPTRGVAEIYFRGFGGKA, from the coding sequence GTGTTTTTCCGGAACGCGGCGGAGCCCATTCGGGCCTGGTTACAAAACCCTGACGTGATCGAGATCTGCGTCAACAGGCCGGGGGAAGTGTGGGTCGAGGCGCTGGGCAAGCCCGCCATGGAGCGCTTCGAGGTTCCCGAATTGACCGAAACGGCTGTTAGGCGCCTAGCCGAACATGTCGCCTCGATCACCCAGCAGTCCGTCAACGCGTCGACGCCGCTGCTGTCGGCGGCGATGCCGCATGGGGAGAGGTTTCAGGGGGTATTGGCGCCGGCGGCGCCTTCGGGCGGCGCGTTCTCGATCCGCAAGCAGGTCATCGCCAATCTCGGCCTCGACGACTATGCCCGAATGGGCGCCTTCGAAGCCGTGAAGGTGAGAGGGCCGCTCAAGGCGGACCTGAACCACTATCCGGAGATCGAGACCGAGCTTGCCGAGTTGCTGCAGGACGTGACGCCTGAGGGCGTGCAAAAGGCGCTCGCCTTCGCGGTCAGAAACCATGTGACCATGATCATTTCGGGGGGCACGTCGTCGGGCAAAACGACATTCCTGAACGCGCTCCTCAAGGAGGTTCCAGGCGCCGAGCGCGTCATCTCGATAGAAGACACGCGCGAGCTCCAGCCGCCGCAGCCGAACTGGTTGTCCTTGCTCGCTTCCAAGGGCGGGCAGGGGCTGGCGCAGGTGACGGTTCAAGACCTGCTGGAATCGAGCCTGCGATTGCGGCCGGACCGGCTGTTTCTGGGCGAGATTCGCGGCGCCGAGGCGGCGACATTCCTTCAGGCCATCAACACCGGCCATCCCGGCTCCCTGACCACGCTGCACGCCGATAGCTCCTACGGCGCCTTTGAGCGTCTGGCGCTGATGACGCTGCAATCAGACCTCAAGCTAAGCAAGGCCGAAATCATGGATTATGTCCGCTCGGTCATACCGATGGTCGTTCAATTGCGCCGCCGGCCGACGCGCGGCGTCGCGGAAATTTATTTCCGGGGCTTCGGCGGGAAGGCGTGA
- the virB10 gene encoding type IV secretion system protein VirB10, with the protein MAADFEEEGRLANETVTRQSSNPNVALGGVAVLAAAVIIALMWYASSRKQSKPQNAGDESFATARLQPGASFDRPPPKVEPAKFVIPAPPAPQPAAVVSAPVVTEPKPDDSEARRLAELERLRKEAEAKVEARLRSPMLAINDREGTASVDPAARVGAEREEEDPNRRFLHNAENDVTRARAVKHARIDALVPQGFMIPGVLETAIQSDLPGNVRASVSEDVYSFDGRRVLIPKGTMLTGEYRSGIVRGQSRVMIIWTRMLRADGVSLMLGSYGTDNLGRSGLAGEVDKHFLDRFGNAALLTLTGGVAQFVASLGQNQNFATSQQYALDPVTGQLVPIVGNQNSVLLSARQIGAQSTSQAITRMAVEALKDEIHIPPTIYVDQGTRILVFVKRDLDFSDLYPDPVKEALYELKHPNKRPRRDQDTALGDPASVFPERGGAHSGLVTKP; encoded by the coding sequence ATGGCTGCTGATTTCGAGGAAGAAGGCCGGCTGGCGAACGAGACGGTCACGCGCCAGTCGTCGAACCCCAATGTGGCGCTGGGCGGGGTCGCGGTTCTTGCCGCCGCCGTCATCATCGCCCTCATGTGGTACGCGTCGAGTCGCAAGCAAAGCAAACCGCAGAACGCCGGCGACGAGTCGTTTGCGACCGCAAGGCTCCAACCGGGCGCGTCTTTCGACCGGCCGCCGCCAAAAGTGGAACCCGCCAAATTCGTGATTCCTGCGCCTCCGGCTCCTCAGCCTGCCGCTGTGGTCAGCGCTCCGGTCGTGACAGAGCCGAAGCCGGACGATAGCGAAGCGCGGCGCCTGGCGGAGCTCGAACGGCTGCGCAAGGAAGCCGAAGCGAAGGTCGAGGCTCGTCTTCGTTCGCCGATGCTCGCGATCAACGATCGGGAAGGGACGGCGTCGGTCGATCCTGCGGCAAGGGTCGGCGCCGAGAGGGAAGAGGAAGACCCGAATCGTCGCTTCCTTCACAACGCCGAAAATGACGTGACGCGGGCGCGGGCTGTGAAACACGCGCGGATCGACGCGCTGGTGCCGCAGGGCTTCATGATCCCCGGCGTCCTGGAAACCGCCATTCAGTCCGACCTTCCCGGAAATGTGAGGGCGTCAGTAAGCGAAGACGTCTATTCCTTTGACGGACGTCGGGTCCTTATCCCCAAGGGAACGATGCTCACCGGCGAATACCGCTCCGGAATTGTCCGCGGGCAGTCGCGCGTGATGATCATCTGGACGCGTATGCTGCGCGCCGACGGGGTGTCGCTGATGCTCGGCTCCTATGGGACGGACAATCTTGGCCGCTCAGGTCTCGCAGGCGAGGTGGACAAGCATTTTCTCGACAGGTTCGGAAATGCCGCGCTGCTGACGCTCACGGGCGGCGTCGCGCAATTCGTCGCTTCGCTCGGGCAAAACCAAAATTTTGCAACGAGCCAGCAATATGCGCTCGATCCAGTTACGGGCCAGCTCGTGCCCATAGTGGGCAATCAGAACTCCGTGCTCTTGAGCGCGCGGCAGATCGGGGCCCAGTCGACCTCGCAAGCGATCACGCGCATGGCCGTAGAGGCGCTGAAAGACGAGATTCACATTCCGCCGACAATTTATGTCGATCAGGGCACGAGAATTCTCGTCTTTGTGAAGCGCGACCTCGATTTTTCCGACCTCTATCCGGACCCTGTGAAAGAGGCGCTCTATGAACTCAAGCACCCCAATAAGCGCCCGCGGCGCGACCAAGATACCGCTCTGGGAGACCCTGCCAGTGTTTTTCCGGAACGCGGCGGAGCCCATTCGGGCCTGGTTACAAAACCCTGA
- a CDS encoding TrbG/VirB9 family P-type conjugative transfer protein, protein MTKVLLASLLLAAVLSSSAVAERAPLPVPADSRLRTVPFEKDNVVTIWGTRGVSTIIVLHDDEKISTVALGDTIGWQAVPDQSKQFLFIKPLEPDAVTNMTVVTTRKRIYSFILRTSGGHDRRVVFKVRFTYPDEEADARLLEKARELAAFPNKRNAENSSIRNFDYSYKGAPYVKPEHVFDDGTKTYFRFSGDVPGIFLVNPDRSETLVNYRREGGMIVVDRTAGQWTMRNGAATACVFNMRAEPDPPPTAQETDVQPEIQAVHAPEGGFLTNFLSNGLAPSASLQQ, encoded by the coding sequence ATGACGAAAGTTTTGCTTGCAAGCCTCCTGCTCGCCGCCGTTTTGTCGTCATCCGCCGTCGCTGAGCGCGCGCCCTTGCCGGTTCCAGCAGATTCGCGTCTGCGCACAGTACCTTTCGAGAAGGATAACGTCGTCACGATTTGGGGGACGCGGGGCGTCTCGACGATCATCGTTCTCCATGACGACGAGAAAATTTCGACGGTCGCGCTCGGAGACACGATCGGCTGGCAGGCGGTGCCCGATCAGTCGAAGCAATTTCTCTTTATCAAGCCCCTGGAGCCGGACGCGGTCACGAACATGACCGTCGTGACGACGAGGAAGCGAATCTATTCCTTCATCTTGCGCACGAGCGGCGGACACGATCGCCGGGTCGTGTTCAAAGTCCGCTTTACCTATCCGGACGAAGAAGCGGACGCGCGGCTTTTGGAGAAGGCGCGCGAGCTTGCGGCCTTCCCCAATAAGCGGAATGCCGAAAACTCGTCGATCAGAAACTTCGATTACAGCTACAAAGGCGCGCCCTACGTCAAACCCGAGCACGTCTTCGACGACGGAACGAAGACCTATTTTCGGTTTTCGGGCGACGTTCCTGGCATCTTCCTGGTCAATCCTGATCGGTCCGAGACACTCGTGAACTACCGGCGCGAGGGCGGCATGATTGTCGTCGATCGCACAGCCGGTCAATGGACGATGCGCAACGGGGCCGCGACCGCTTGCGTCTTCAACATGCGCGCCGAACCTGATCCGCCGCCAACGGCGCAAGAGACGGATGTGCAACCCGAAATCCAGGCCGTCCATGCGCCCGAGGGCGGCTTCTTGACGAACTTTCTCTCAAACGGCCTCGCGCCGAGCGCCAGCTTGCAGCAATAA
- a CDS encoding virB8 family protein, which yields MSDDVQAGGRSPLVNDSYYHDGARWERDIYRRLELSRNAWRVVASLMGLALLAALVALFVLIPLKSTEVVTLLVDKATGYVEVARPLESGGPISEREAVTQANIVRFIRARETYDPPALRDNFELASLLSSGSASKELAEQFSLTNPNSPMKLWGPSGRVKVYVKSVNFLTHGWMDNPKAPATAAVRFMTTRTNEREQVIEHWAANVRFRYTQEPMRNEWRFDNPLGFQVVEYRKDQETVAPLGGGGPQ from the coding sequence ATGTCAGACGACGTGCAGGCCGGCGGGCGGTCGCCGCTGGTGAACGACAGCTATTACCACGATGGCGCGCGCTGGGAGCGCGACATCTACCGCCGGCTCGAGCTCTCCAGAAACGCCTGGCGTGTCGTCGCGAGCTTGATGGGCCTCGCGCTTCTCGCGGCGCTCGTCGCCCTGTTCGTGCTCATTCCCTTGAAATCAACCGAAGTGGTGACGCTCCTCGTGGACAAAGCGACGGGCTATGTCGAGGTTGCTCGACCGCTCGAGAGCGGGGGGCCGATTTCCGAGCGCGAGGCGGTGACGCAGGCCAACATCGTCCGTTTCATCCGCGCGCGCGAAACCTACGATCCGCCGGCCTTAAGGGACAATTTTGAGCTCGCGTCGCTGCTCTCGAGTGGAAGCGCGAGCAAAGAACTCGCGGAACAATTTTCCCTGACCAACCCTAACAGCCCGATGAAACTCTGGGGTCCGAGCGGACGCGTCAAGGTCTATGTCAAAAGCGTGAACTTTCTCACGCATGGCTGGATGGATAACCCCAAGGCGCCCGCCACGGCGGCAGTTCGGTTCATGACGACGCGCACGAATGAGCGCGAACAGGTCATTGAACATTGGGCCGCGAATGTCAGGTTCCGCTACACGCAGGAGCCGATGCGCAACGAGTGGCGCTTCGACAATCCGCTCGGATTTCAAGTCGTCGAGTATCGCAAAGACCAGGAAACCGTGGCTCCGCTTGGCGGAGGAGGCCCGCAATGA
- a CDS encoding type IV secretion system protein codes for MDIISALFQKVDATAASAVQQIYQSISSGLAPVFTVALTIYVAYWGYEMIYGRAPLTAGAFLWRIFRIGVIYTLAFSWGDFSSIVVDVFTKGADGVATAVCSGVGGANCGTPENSISSTLSTLFTNALTAGKTVAASGGWGAAIGLSLLAIVLLIAAVVFITIAVSLVLVGKIALFVLLGLGPLFIAMALFNFSSVLFTGWLRTCAQYAIVPVVVYGILGFLLTLMNSTITNLGSITDASSAMTVIAPFLILCGVGSALLPLSLQIAASVAGGYALRDVIDLQGRAQGAWRLWRDWRGNGYRQAALPPPSGGGYTVGPGGATVQRGYDPRAEQVAAALIESRAAQLRREQG; via the coding sequence GTGGACATTATCTCGGCGCTTTTTCAGAAGGTGGATGCCACCGCCGCATCGGCGGTGCAACAGATTTATCAGTCCATCTCGTCTGGCCTTGCGCCCGTGTTCACCGTGGCGTTGACGATCTATGTCGCATATTGGGGATATGAAATGATCTACGGGCGCGCGCCGCTCACAGCCGGCGCGTTCCTATGGCGCATCTTTCGCATCGGCGTCATCTACACATTGGCCTTCAGCTGGGGCGATTTCTCGTCGATTGTCGTGGATGTATTCACGAAAGGAGCAGACGGCGTGGCGACGGCGGTTTGCTCAGGCGTCGGCGGCGCGAACTGTGGCACGCCGGAAAACTCGATTTCATCGACGCTGTCGACGCTCTTCACCAACGCGCTCACGGCGGGCAAGACCGTGGCCGCTTCCGGCGGCTGGGGCGCCGCGATCGGCCTCTCGCTGCTTGCGATCGTGCTCCTCATCGCCGCAGTCGTCTTCATCACGATCGCCGTGAGCCTCGTGCTGGTTGGCAAGATTGCTCTCTTCGTGCTGCTGGGTCTGGGGCCCCTATTCATCGCGATGGCGCTCTTCAACTTCTCCTCGGTCCTCTTCACCGGGTGGCTGCGCACCTGCGCGCAATATGCAATCGTTCCCGTCGTCGTTTATGGAATCCTTGGATTCCTGCTGACGCTCATGAACTCCACCATCACAAATTTAGGATCGATCACGGACGCATCGTCCGCAATGACGGTAATCGCGCCATTCTTGATCCTTTGCGGCGTCGGAAGCGCGTTGCTGCCGCTTTCCCTCCAAATCGCGGCCTCGGTCGCTGGCGGCTACGCCCTGCGCGACGTCATCGACCTTCAAGGCCGGGCGCAAGGCGCCTGGCGGCTTTGGCGAGACTGGCGCGGCAACGGTTACCGCCAAGCGGCGCTGCCGCCGCCAAGCGGCGGCGGATACACAGTCGGTCCAGGCGGCGCCACCGTGCAGCGCGGCTACGACCCCCGCGCGGAACAGGTGGCGGCCGCCCTTATTGAAAGCCGCGCCGCTCAGCTTCGCCGCGAACAGGGATAG
- a CDS encoding type IV secretion system protein: MIRKSLLSLSLGSSLLLSAAALAQVPVIDTATLTQATQTAQNTAQIMNTNQQILETVNNTLAAVTGDRSTGGLSSIGLGGFSVSSAPDLSSLLGGGSLSMGALGSYGTLASSIINGLNLVKTLTGANSAASTTDLAYTGAVNTSAAITAAVSGAQAASVTRSSGFKGAAGQIGSAPDIKGSIDQNSQIQTQTGQTINELIGTVNLTNAALNAQQQQDLAAQSKLANMWSYEASKATLVGQ; encoded by the coding sequence ATGATCAGGAAGTCGCTGCTTTCATTGTCGCTCGGGAGCTCGTTGCTCCTTAGCGCCGCCGCACTGGCGCAAGTCCCGGTTATCGACACGGCGACGCTGACCCAGGCGACGCAGACCGCGCAGAACACCGCGCAGATCATGAACACCAACCAGCAGATTCTCGAGACGGTCAATAATACGCTGGCGGCGGTGACGGGCGATCGGTCGACAGGAGGCCTGTCCTCGATTGGCCTCGGCGGGTTCTCGGTCTCGAGCGCGCCGGACCTGAGTTCGCTGCTTGGCGGTGGGTCCCTGTCGATGGGGGCGCTGGGCTCCTACGGTACTTTGGCGTCTTCGATCATCAACGGTCTCAATCTCGTCAAAACGCTCACCGGAGCGAATTCGGCGGCGTCGACGACCGACCTTGCTTACACGGGCGCGGTTAACACCTCCGCCGCCATCACCGCCGCGGTGTCTGGCGCTCAGGCCGCCTCGGTGACGAGGTCGTCGGGCTTCAAAGGAGCGGCGGGACAAATTGGCTCGGCGCCCGACATCAAAGGGTCAATCGATCAAAACTCGCAAATCCAGACTCAAACGGGTCAGACCATCAACGAATTGATCGGCACGGTGAACCTGACGAACGCAGCCCTGAATGCTCAGCAGCAGCAGGATCTCGCCGCTCAGTCGAAGCTAGCGAACATGTGGTCGTACGAGGCTTCGAAGGCCACGCTGGTTGGGCAGTAG